CGCCATCAACCCGATGATCACAGCGCCGACGACCGGTACGAGAATCACCCACATTCCCAGGTGGTGGCCTGACGGCGTCGCCGAGGAGGACGAGAAGTGCTGATGAAACGAGAGGTTGGTGATCACCGCGATCAGCCACAATAATGCATAAGCCACAAAAGCGCTGATCGCGCC
This Candidatus Angelobacter sp. DNA region includes the following protein-coding sequences:
- a CDS encoding chloride channel protein — protein: MMNTTNETEQREDSLGDFSTDTRVLLLSAMAVIVGAISAFVAYALLWLIAVITNLSFHQHFSSSSATPSGHHLGMWVILVPVVGAVIIGLMA